In a genomic window of Chrysemys picta bellii isolate R12L10 chromosome 1, ASM1138683v2, whole genome shotgun sequence:
- the LOC122172987 gene encoding olfactory receptor 52R1-like, giving the protein MSDFNSTDFTNPATFILLGISGQEAAHIWISIPFCTMYTIAILGNFTILIIVKREPSLHVPMYYFLCMLAITDMVVYTSTLPKMLAIFWFNSREIDFSACLTQMYFIRCFSVMESGILLAMAFDRYVAICNPLRHSTILTNPFVAKIGLAVVLRGGMVALPYPFLVSQWPYCTTNIIAQPFCTHTAVVKLACADTRVNSYYGFFVLFCVFGLDGIFITISYIQILRAIFSLPTKDARLKTFGTCGSHLCVILASYIPGLFISLMYWSGLNVPGHIHVLIANLYIFMPPMLNPIIYGVRTKQIQDRLLRLFTHKGA; this is encoded by the coding sequence atgtcagatttCAACTCAACAGACTTCACCAACCCcgccaccttcatcctgctgggcatttctgggcaggaggcagcccacatctggatctccatccccttctgcaccatgtacaccatagccatcttggggaacttcaccatcctgataattgtgaagagggagccgagcctccatgtgcctatgtactatttcctctgcatgctggccatcactGACATGGTTGTGTATACATCCACACTGCCCAAAATGCTGGCAattttctggttcaattccagggagatcgatttcagtgcctgcctcacccagatgtacttcattcgctgcttctcagtgatggagtctgggatccttttggccatggcttttgatcgctacgtggccatctgcaatcccctgagacattccaccatcctgacaaaccccTTTGTAGCCAAGATTGGCTTGGCCGTGGTGCTGCGCGGCGGAATGGTCGCACTGCCCTATCCCTTCCTGGTGAGTCAGTGGCCATATTGCACAACCAACATCATCGCCCAGCCGTTCTGCACACATACAgccgtggtgaagctggcctgcgctGACACCCGCGTCAATAGTTATTATGGCTTCTTTGTGCTTTTCTGTGTGTTTGGTCTGGATGGGATTTTTATTACCATCTCCTatatccagatcctcagggccatcttcagcctccccacaaaggacgcccggctcaagacttttgggacctgcggctcccacctctgtgtcatTTTAGCCTCTTACATCCCAGGCCTCTTCATTTCCCTCATGTACTGGTCTGGCCTGAATGTGCCTGGGCATATCCACGTTCTCATTGCCAATTTGTACATCTTTAtgccccccatgctaaaccccatcatctatggggtgaggaccaaacagatccaggacaggctgctccggctctttactcataaaggggcctaa